The Vigna angularis cultivar LongXiaoDou No.4 chromosome 6, ASM1680809v1, whole genome shotgun sequence genome contains the following window.
ctCTCGTAAGGTCGTTCGACCTAAACCTTTGCTTACGGTATTTAAGACTGATttgtttatcattaaatgtaattaattctactatatggtgttactatattttgggatgttacacaatatcaaacatattaaattttaagtctgtcaattcaaaaaaatatgcAAATTATGGTAAagtcatataaaaaaaataccaaacaTTCATCAAGTATCTATACAACGGCAAGGCTACCGTggagattaaaagaaaatacagaACACGTCACGAAATTTTGATActcatttattaacaaaaacagAACATAGTTTCGCACAGTACTTTCCAGAATCTTGGAAATAGAGGAATCGGATCTTACTTTCGCATGCACTGTAAggagaaattatataaatatttgtatattgcCAATCAAAACGAATATACAACTGtaatcaaacaaaattataataacatttttattacttttaatgaAAAGGGGCAAAGAAAATAGGTTAaactttcatataaaaataaaattatatattaaataatactatatgttgtatataaaaataacatttttagtaacaactaaaaaatatattttatgttataaaaattAACCTATTTTATTCAACATATAAGCAATTAAATAATGTTGTAAAAAGCTAAGAATCAAAAGTAATAGTCTTTAATTTTAGAGAGACGGaaacaaagaaaatttcaagagaaaataaaaatttattattagagaaaaaataaaaacatatttaagtctCAATAAAAATCAGGAAagattaaatattgattaattaataatgtaaaatcgAAAATAACTTGTTGGGCTTTAGTTTGGACATGGACAAGTATCCAAAGGCCCAACCAAGAAGAAGAGGGGTAAAATCGTAAACAATTATCTCACTAGTTCTTTCTAGTGCAAAACGGGGCGCTTTTGATGTAGGAAGACCAAAATGAAGTGGGGAATTGACTAGTGCGGCGCGCTCCTATTACCACCGTAGACGTGGCGGCGGCGGAAACACCGCGAGACGGCGATCTCATGAGGTTTGTCTTTTTTCCCACACTGTTCCGTATTCAATTAGGGTATTCTTGTGATAGTCAATTTGGGGTTATTTTGATTCACTCCGTTGTTTCTAGCAACATCTCATCGTATGTTCattacttttctttattttgtttcataCCATAGTTGTTTTTAGCAATCAAATCACATACCATATCGATTTTTGTTTAATAGATAAATGTTGGttgaaagaggaagaaaaagagttGTATTGTAGAATGAGCCAACCAACCGTAATACTTGCAACTGCGAGCTATGATCACACCATTCGTTTTTGGGAGGCCAAGAGTGGCCGCTGCTACCGCACCATTCAATATCCTGATTCGGTTTGCCTTCATTATTCTCCTTCATTTTTGTCATTTTGTTAGTGGTACTTCAATCATTTGTAGGTTTATCAGATCAAATCTCATAACTAGTATTTTTCAAAACACTTTATGATGATGAGACACATTATTTCTAAACATTTCTATGAAATTTGAGACCGAGTTAAACTTGCGTAAACTTTTTGTTGTTCCCTCTTTAAGTCAATATTCTGCTGTTGAATGTACTGTGCCTCTTATGCGTTAGTGTTAATTATGGCGTGATTAAAAGTTTACTGTTTCAGTGCTACTCTGTATACCTAATGTTCGATGGTTGTTCTTACGTATTTCTAATTTATCAAGAAGGATGTCCTTTCTTTTTTGGAATGCTTAAGTTCATAACTCGTCAACATATTTTGCTATATCTTATTTGTACAGCAAGTAAATCGGCTGGAGATAACTCCAGATAAACGCTACTTGGCTGCAGCTGGAAATCCTCACATACGATTGTTTGATGTTAACTCAAATAGTCCCCAACCGGTTTGTCTTTTTCAGCATATACACTTACTTTCAGGCTAATCATTTCTTTTCTGGATTCAAACAACTTATGTTCCTGATTTTGTTGCAGGTAATGAGTTATGATTCACATACGAATAACGTTATGGCAGTTGGGTTTCAATGTGATGGTAATTGGATGTATTCTGGTTCAGAGGATGGTACAGTTAAGATCTGGGATTTGAGGTGAAGTATATATACAACatgtaatataatatgtttgtaATACGACTTGTGTccttaaattatttctttacaATCATTTCTTATATAACAAATATGCAGGGCGCCAGGTTGTCAAAGGGAATATGAAAGTCGTGCAGCTGTAAACACTGTTGTGCTGCACCCAAATCAGGTTAGGTTTCACCATTGTTTGGTGGCTATACAATTTATCTCTGACTTACAGGTTACATTGATCGTTGACAGAATATAGTGTGTTAGAAGATGtaacaaataataatgaaaataactaATGCATTAATCAGATTAGTTACTTGGACAGAATTGATGTTACAGCATCCCTGCTTtagatttttcatattttattttacatcaTTTAAGGTTCATATAACCATTAGTTTAGTAATAGAGGTTTAGATCTGGATTCTGACAGACTTTCAATAGTAAGTGCTTGTCTATGTTTCATTGCATTTCAGTTGAAAAATGGGGTCATTGATACTGTTTCTTCAATGATAATTTTGCTATACCCAGATACATCAGACTGTGGTTCTGTTGGGTTCTTCTTTTTGTGGTTGGTTCTAATTGatctgttttgttttctttgtgaTCTAACAGACGGAACTAATATCTGGTGACCAAAATGGCAATATCCGAGTGTGGGATTTGACTGCAAATTCATGCAGCTGTGAATTGGTACGAGTTATGATGTTTTCTGTTGTATATGGATATCATTGTAGAACAAGATGCAAAATATTCTATTTCCAAGAAAAACAGTATTTACAAGGAATGAActgtataaaaattttaaacgcTGTAACTCTCCATACGCCTTGCAAAAACACTCCATGCTTCACCCAAGGATTTTTTTCTGAACTAATTAAATGGTCTATagattttgtaatattttttcctttttgagaAATGTCATTCCCCAACTCCTTATGAGTATATATTCCTAATTCCTAAATGTCCTTTTGGAGAATTGTCAATCGCTTTTTGATAAATACTATGGATGAAACACTATTTTCAACATGTGGAAGAAATGTAGGTGCCAGAGGTGGATACAGCTGTACGGTCTTTAACGGTAATGTGGGATGGGAGCTTGGTAGTTGCAGCAAATAATCATGGGACATGTTATGTGTGGCGCTTGTTGCGAGGAACTCAGGTTGTGCCTTCACAAAAATATCAGAATGATATTGCCATGCTATCAAACTTTACTTGTTTGACCCAGTAGAGTATGTTGATTGCAGACAATGACAAACTTTGAGCCTCTTCACAAGCTACAAGCACACACGGGATACATCCTCAAATGTCTTTTATCACCCGAATTCTGTGAACCCCACAGGTTATAAATGTTATgcttatattttacatatttttattccTCGACATCTTATTAATGTCAGCAATTGAATTGTAAAGTATTTGCAAAATGGATCAAATGTTAATGTTCTGTttagataaaatgaaatattggctctcttttttatgaaaattaagtaATGAAGTTGAGCGTAAGCTCTTTCAACATACATGTGTGCAACATGTTCACCTGCATGCTTTGTTGATGAGTATAATTTATAGGCTTTGGGAGACTGTTACCCTTTTAATTAAAGCTCTCGTCGGTGTTTTTGTTCTATAGCTAAGAAAGTACGGTGAAGCTACCTTTTGTTCTAAATCATATTCATGGTCCACTGTGTTGAAGGTGTGCTTCTCTGCACGTGCTTATTCAATATGCAAGTGGTCTAAGAATATTTAAATCTCTATACTTGTTTAAACTGGAAATGTGCAAGTTTAAATTGGAAGCACTTAACATTTAATACCGCACCTTGCTGGTGTCCCAAAACTGTCGACTGGATGGTTGCCTCTAGGTATAAGCATTtctctatatttatatatctaaCCTTGACTGGATGAGGGTCCAGTTCAGCGTTCCATCCCAGTACTGATAATTTCTCTGTCAATAAGTATTGATGTATCTCATAGCTTCTGTAggattttaatatttcttttatggtGTTATTATTTTAGGTACTTGGCAACTGCATCTTCTGATCATACTGTCAAAATATGGAATGTTGATGGTTTTACACTAGAAAAAACTCTTATAGGTAATTTATGAAGTCTTGTGATAATCAAGTGCTTTCTCACTTTTCCCAAAACTTCGTTGTCATTAAGTGAGGCTGTCTGACCAGGTCATCAACGCTGGGTGTGGGACTGTGTCTTCTCTGTTGATGGTGCCTATCTTATTACAGGTACTGagtaatttttcaataattttccaCTTTTGTTATTAGCATTCAGCAACCAGATGTGTGTGAAATGGAGTTTAACTTAGAAGAGGTGTTATATGATATTTTCTACAGTTATTCcatgatatttttttcacatCACATCTTTACACTATGATTCCATGATCtgtaataatttgataataactAGTGTGTTAATTGTGCTCTCTCAGAACATCTTTTTATGCGAAAGAGGgtaaaaaggaaaaggaagcaTTTAGTAGAAATTGTTGGTCTTGAAACATTTCTGTCAGCTATACATTTGAGTGGCCTGTCCACGTCGTTTCTTGTTTTAACTGCGTAGTGATTGTTTAGTGACCTGTTTTTGAAAATTGCAAATGATAACGTTTCCCCCACACCTGCAAAATAGAGTCCTTTCGTTATCGATTATTGTGCTTGATAGCCAAATTAAACATATCTGATCTTAGAATTTATTAATGATCgaatatatattacaatatagTTCCATCTATTTAAGCCCAGTATTTTCGTTGCAGCTTCATCTGATGCAACTGCTAGACTCTGGTCTATGTCAACTGGTGAAGATATTAAAGTTTACCAAGGACATCATAAAGCTACAATTTGTTGCGCTCTACACGATGGGGCTGAACCCGCAACATCATGAGATAATGATCATGAAGTTATTTTCTCCTCAGatacattttgttttgtatataataATCTGTCTCTTTGGTTGTGAAGTTTACTTTAGTTCTTTGAACTGTAAATCCTCGGTGAGggataaaagaaaatgttggaatAATCTTAATTGTAACATGAGAGTATTTCTAATATTCTTTATCAGAGATTTCTCAATCAGAGTGATCTTATCAAACTAATTGCGCATCATTTTTCATGTAGATCAACTTCAATGATCacaattgtattaaaataatcgtGAATAGATGTCACTACTCAGCTGGTTAAAGTTGCATATTAAGAGCATAGAatgataaatttcaattttttcccTCTAATTTAAGTAAGctgtttattaaaaaagaaacatcTCTGAAGAGGATAGATTATAACTGGGAAAAATTGACTTTgcgaatttttaattttgttacatCTCATGTTATAAATTTTCAGTTGCTTTAAAATGTAAGCGTTTGCTttatttatccaaaaaaaattaaaatctcttTCTGCTATTTTgtccaaacaaaaaataattttcattaaacgGCTTGTAACAAAAATTGATTATACATATAactaattatgaaaataatataatctttttatctACTCCAAATAATATATTCCACAAACGAGGACATATCTGACACCTTTTTGTTTAGAAGGGTGATCGGGGCGCTAACTTGTTACACCTTTGGAAAGATCAAACTTCTTGCGTTAGACGTTGGGATAAACTTTTATATTCCGAGTCTTGTTAGATGGAAAATTGGTTTAATTCGATAAacctttttctatatttttatcacattatttttctttacaatTCTTTCTATTAAACAACTTACGAAGTAATATCGTTACGTTTATAAGTAAACTAATGCTTTATTACATGGATACTTTGTTTGATTTAATTCAGAtgtaaacatatattatattatatattagagTTGTTAAAATGGATAACTCCGCTCGACCCGGTCCGGTCCATTTTGATTACTTAGTGAGTTAATCCAACCTGGCTCACTTCttagcgagctgaaaaaatttgaatctgacccgacccaccacggattggtgggttaaacggatTGACTCATttactcacttaattataagtttttttaaataaataaaattataattttttaattcaaatctaaattactttcactctaaaatgatgttaaactccaaagacaattcaaaataaaaaatatattatacaattcaaaCGTAATCCAAAAATAAGGACAAAAggtgaacaaataagttttgaatatttatcatttttgtatCATAGGTAAACAAATAAGTTTTGAGTATGGAtcatttttgtatcacttgtctatttataatattagagtcttgaatagataaatttataatatttctttctcttgaaacatttttttatccccatcacaatataataaaaaaaatgctaactaataatattgaaacataaaataataaataattaaattaaattaaatgggTTGATGAGTCACACGAGTTCAATCCGGACGAGTCCTTTTAAGTAAGCCGAGTTGAAAACTAATCCGCATAAAAgaagttacatttttttcaaatccaatctGACTCGTGATGGCCCCATTGGCTCCCAGGACTGTAATATTGAACTATGTTaaattctttgttttattttttttcttaacctAATTTTTCATTACATATGAAATCATCCTAGTTAAAATaacataaagtaaaatttatgtaCATGGAAAACTGTAATTCAACAATtagtaattaatatttcattaatgcACATTGATATCAGCATCTTcgtctcttcttcttctttttttacatgtttttataacaaaaatcagTTTTCTTAATGTAAATTGTTTAACTGTGCATGAACACTTTTTTTCCTGGTCTATACTGAACAAAGTAATCgcaaataaactaattttataaagaaaaaacctCATTGAAAATTACTATTGCTTCTTAGATTACATTACTGAACATGCAAAAACATTTTCATCATTGAAGGTTTGATTGGGATAAATATGCTGGGTTGCATATTGAGGAGGAtaactatatattataatagGTTCTCTGCGTTTTTCATTATCATTCACTTCTTTTCTGGGTTCTCTTCTAATCTCTTCCTTCATAATCTCAGCATGCTTTCTTAGTTTCTTCTTCACAGCTTCAACAAGTTTTGCTCCTTCCACCGTTCCCTTCACAATGACCAGTGAGTTTTCTTTGTCTACCTCCACAGAATCAACACCTATATATCTCTTAGtgtcaaattaaatattacactATTTTTACAATATGATCAATCCTATGCTATCTTAGATCTTAAACAAAGTTACTAATTGTCTCTTGATCTAATTCAGTtcatcttttttaaaattttaatatgactTTTAGTGAACAAATATATCTACCTTCCATCTTCTCAATCTTGTTCTTGACATCTCGTACACAGCCTTCGCAATGAATATATATCTTGAGCActacagtttttattttaacctGCTtgcaataataaaataatagataagagaccaataacaataataataataataatataaaatttaaaatttacacctGCTCCTTTTTTTCTTGGATATTTTTCTGTTTGtctggttttggttttggtgaAATTAACTCAACGTTCTTGCTGTATTTCTTTTGAAGTCTTTCCAAAACCAGGGAAGGATTATTCACAGCTTCACCTTTTACAATCACCCTCTGTTGTTCTTTGTCGATTTGAACTTGTTTTACTCCTAAACATGGTATAAACATCACATTTCTTAATTACATACTAACAAGAACACAAACACGAACACATGTATTATTAATAAAGATATGCAGTGAAAAAAATTACCTGCCAAACCTTTCAAACACTTACAAATTTTGTCTGAGCAACCTTCACAATGCACAAgtgcttttaaaataatagtctTCTCTGTTTCCTTcttttcaacattttctttcttttcctccttttgtttaaataaaaacaaaacaataatgtGAACTAcgtaatattttaaacaaatacacAGAGAAACGTGATTTGGTTTGTAGTTGAAGAATAAAATGCAAAAGATAAGAttgagtaaaataatatataaagaagtAGATGTTGCTTACATTCTTCCCCATGGCCCTCACTAAACTATGGTATGGCATGATACTTACGGTCAGAGCTTGTAAATTTATATACTCTAATCATTATACCACTTACGGTAGATATATTTATTGTCATCACTTACATAGAAAGATGGAATAATATTGAATTTGCATAACTCAATATCAATGTATACATTAATGTCTTAATGTTCATTCAAATTCATATCTAGAAGTTCCGAAATTGCTACAGAACgtataatgtttatattttaacgTTCATTAGTAAATTTTAAGGAAAGATCAATATAATGAAAGCCAGAAATAAATTAAGGAGATTTTGTATACACACGTACACATACATAAATATCATGAAATAAAATGATACCAATAGTGAAACTTTAAGGCATCAATGAGGCAGTGTTTACATATATATCATTAACACGAAGATTACAGTTTTACTTACACATACAGATCTTAAATACGATTGaactaacaaagaaaagaaCATAAATAATCCAAAAATCATATCAGGAAAACATATGGTTATTGAAGCAAACATGGAGCAGAGGTTTAAGATTGACAAAAGATGTTTATTCCTTTGAATTAGAAGCGAGATTGATGGTCACTTTTGGAAGCttctttatctttcttctttccctTCTTTTCAGCAGGTTTCTCAGCCTTGTGGTGGTGGCTTTGAGGAGGTTGAGCTTGATCCATGAAATCTGAGATATCGAAATGCACACCAGGGTCATTAGCGTGGTAGCTACCGCCATACATGATGGAATTGTTGACGGCTTGGAAGTTGCTGTTGATAAAGGTGGTCAATGCTTCAGACTCACCAACACcagttttgcctgatttttcaTCTAATTCACTTCGCAGTGTTGCTCCATCGTTGGTTCCTGCAAGGGTAATGATCCTGGTGTCATTTTCATCCTCCTTCTCCAAATGGTGGGTGGAGTTGTTATCAGTGACACGATGAGTGATTGCAGACACCATTTTTCTGATTTCAGTGTCCAAACTTTTGTGTTTGTCGCCTTGCGCAGGAGGAGATTGAGCTGATTCTGAAGGCATGGCTGGCTTAACAACAAAAGTGTGTAAGAGAGTTGAAAAcatgatttatttatattgcAAGAGGCGAAAGAGTTATAGTTAAGTTCTTGTGCGAATAACTTAAAGTGTGTGGAATGACTTGAATGAGCAGAAAAATAAGCTAAAGAAAGAATTGGAATTGCTTGGCAATGAGTTAACTTGTTATACTTGTTTATCTGCCATGCTTCAGTCCTTACCATTTCCAAGGGAAAGAATCGTTGCTTCTGCATGGAAACTTTACGTACACACTTAAACAACTTCTTGGTTTTCGAAATCTTCTGAACCCTCCATCACCATCTTTCAcattcttcttttccttttactttcCATATTCTCTTAAGTTGTTGAAGTATTAGTGTTCTCTATAATCAACCATGTAGATTATATAATATCTTATCAGTTAATCACTcatcatttatataatagttataGATTATTTGTAGAATATGTTTCATGTAgtagtttaatattattaaattttcaaaaaatttcatttatttgaatatttagaatatataataacttaaacattttattatttgtaactaaaatttaatcataatatCTGAAAAAccatcattaaaattaaaaacttattaattaaaataggtTTGACATTCCGAAAAATTTGAACATTTGtacttcaatattttaatttattttatacatcgtcaaaaagttatataaaataaattagtcgTATACAGTTAAAATACTTTTAGCttaaaaagaacttttaaaCTAAAAGATGTATTTTTTGCAAAAATATTGTAGCTATTATGCTTAATACTAATTAGTAGAACGATTCTATTAATCCAAAGTGTTATAATAGgattaatgtaaatatttaagacaaaaaataTGGTACAttggaaagtaaaataaatataattagtataattttatttatagaaaatattaaaagagtttaaagatttaaaagttaaaattgaaaataatctcaaatttaattttttcaataaaataaaataaaataaaaaaattaatagcgtattaaaatattgatttatataatttacatcTATCTTGTATTTCATCAAAtacttataatttaataaattgagTTAATACTTATGAGTTGTCAATTGTTACGAAATTTCTCCCACGTAATTAAGGTTGTAGAGAAATACTACTTTCTCTACAATTATCATTTCTGGTTTAAGCATTGAATCTCCTTCCTTAAAGGATATCTAGTCACttaattaaacaatatataaaatctaTATTGTTAAAGTTTTCATATATCAAACTCATCCGCAAACAATCTCTATCGGTAAACTTCCTAATCaatgaacaaaaatatataaaaatgaaaaaacttatCTTAACTTAAAATCACATACTCTTAAACAAATTATAGACTTATCTTAACTGAAAATCAAACATATTGATGTAGACTTGAACTAACATATattaatgttttcaaatttaatcatatacttaaaaaataaataaagaagtaaatatataaaaaaattctcacATCAAAAGTTTTAATAGGTAAAATTTAacgtattttctattttatcttcTATTGGTAAACTGACTTAAAAAGGAATAAGAAGATgactaaaaacattttaaaagaaaataaaggaaatttaAGAAGTTTAAGTTTGAAAAAGattgttgttttaaaaataaaaataaaatttatttaaaatttgcatatatatatatatatatatatatattgatgtaATCTCTTTATTTAATACTTCTACaagtataaatattaatttttttttattttaaaatttgattccTTAATACTTCTGAAAAGTCTTTATAAACATCTTACCAAAAAAAGCAATTATTGACGTCATCTTCCTTCATTATCCTTCTGTAATACAAGAGTGAAAGATTCAGACTGTGTTCACTTTGAGGTGATACACTGTTAAGGAGAGAAAGAGAGCgatggattaaaaaaatatcgTGTTCACTTGCGTAGTATTGTGAGTGATGAATCGGA
Protein-coding sequences here:
- the LOC108341124 gene encoding target of rapamycin complex subunit LST8-1, whose product is MSQPTVILATASYDHTIRFWEAKSGRCYRTIQYPDSQVNRLEITPDKRYLAAAGNPHIRLFDVNSNSPQPVMSYDSHTNNVMAVGFQCDGNWMYSGSEDGTVKIWDLRAPGCQREYESRAAVNTVVLHPNQTELISGDQNGNIRVWDLTANSCSCELVPEVDTAVRSLTVMWDGSLVVAANNHGTCYVWRLLRGTQTMTNFEPLHKLQAHTGYILKCLLSPEFCEPHRYLATASSDHTVKIWNVDGFTLEKTLIGHQRWVWDCVFSVDGAYLITASSDATARLWSMSTGEDIKVYQGHHKATICCALHDGAEPATS
- the LOC108342573 gene encoding uncharacterized protein LOC108342573 encodes the protein MPSESAQSPPAQGDKHKSLDTEIRKMVSAITHRVTDNNSTHHLEKEDENDTRIITLAGTNDGATLRSELDEKSGKTGVGESEALTTFINSNFQAVNNSIMYGGSYHANDPGVHFDISDFMDQAQPPQSHHHKAEKPAEKKGKKKDKEASKSDHQSRF